One genomic region from Bos javanicus breed banteng chromosome 14, ARS-OSU_banteng_1.0, whole genome shotgun sequence encodes:
- the DSCC1 gene encoding sister chromatid cohesion protein DCC1, with protein sequence MERTRAEVDATLQTAKLDAAELLPAAHCLRFGPAAAGDVCLLELEPALCGRLQAGRSLVIRGDKDEQAVLCSEDKTYDLKVADTSNMLLFIPGCKIPEQLKMEETHGNIIHTEIFGFSNNYWELRRCRPKLKKLKKLLMENTYEGPDSEKEKDSSHSKYTTEDLLDQIQASEEEIMTQLQVLNACEIGGYWRILEFDYEMKLLNHITQLVDSESWSFSKVPLNTCLQELGPLEPEEMIEHCLKCYGKKYTEEGEVYFELSADKICRATAQMLLQNAVKFNLAEFQEVWQQSVPEGMTTRLDQLKGLALVDRQSRPEIIFLLKAEDLPEGDQERFNSLFSLREKWTEEDIAPYIQDLCGEKQTIGALLTKYARSSMQNGVKVYNSRRPIS encoded by the exons ATGGAGAGGACCCGCGCCGAGGTGGACGCGACACTGCAGACCGCCAAGCTGGACGCGGCCGAGCTGCTGCCCGCCGCGCACTGCCTGCGCTTCGGGCCCGCGGCCGCCGGCGACGTGTGCCTGCTGGAGCTGGAGCCCGCGCTGTGCGGGCGGCTGCAGGCCGGGCGCAG TCTAGTGATTCGTGGTGATAAGGATGAGCAGGCGGTTCTGTGCAGTGAAGACAAAACATACGATCTGAAAGTAGCAGACACTTCCAATATGTTGCTTTTTATTCCTGGCTGTAAAATTCCAGAGCAGCTGAAGATGGAAGAAACACACGGTAACATTATTCACACTGAG ATCTTTGGTTTTTCTAACAATTACTGGGAATTAAGAAGATGTAGACCTAAACTAAAGAAGTTAAAGAAACTTTTGATGGAAAATACCTATGAAGGACCtgacagtgaaaaagaaaaggattccAGTCACTCAAAA tatACGACTGAAGATTTGCTTGATCAAATTCAGGCAAGTGAGGAAGAAATAATGACCCAGTTACAAGTTCTCAATGCCTGTGAGATTGGAG GTTATTGGAGGATTCTCGAATTTGATTATGAGATGAAACTTCTGAATCATATAACTCAGCTTGTGGATTCTGAATCTTGGTCTTTTAGCAAAGTTCCTTTGAATACATGCCTTCAGGAACTTGGACCATTGGAGCCAGA ggAAATGATTGAACACTGTCTTAAATGTTATGGAAAGAAATACACAGAGGAAG GCGAAGTTTATTTTGAACTGAGTGCAGATAAGATATGCAGAGCTACAGCACAGATGCTACTTCAGAACGCAGTGAAGTTCAATCTCGCTGAGTTTCAGGAAGTATGGCAACAGAGTGTTCCCGAAGGAATGACAACTAGGCTTGATCAGCTTAAG GGTTTGGCCTTGGTAGACAGACAGTCAAGACCAGAAATCATATTTCTGTTGAAAGCAGAAGACTTACCTGAGGGGGATCAGGAACGTTTCAATAGTCTGTTCTCTCTGAGAGAGAAGTGGACAGAAGAAGATATTGCTCCATATATTCA AGATTTGTGTGGAGAGAAGCAAACCATTGGTGCACTGCTCACAAAATATGCTCGATCTTCAATGCAAAATGGTGTTAAAGTTTATAACTCAAGAAGACCCATTTCTTAA